TTGAACAAAGATCAAATGAGAGCATTGGCATTTGCCATGTATTCTTATTTTGGAGAAAGGCACCCTACCCGATTGGGGTTGAAAGTTGCTTACGCTGAGGAAAACAGAGGCTCAGAAAGAAACTTTGAGCGTAAGATGGAAAATGAAGGCGCAAAACTCTCTGAGGAAGAATGTGATTGGGTTGTGTCTAATTTGCTCAGGAATATTGATACGCTTCCCCTTCGTAAACTCTTTCATAGAACTGTCGGTGATTCGCCTGAATCATTCGGGTATGAAGTGCCTACCTATGAAGTTTTGCCATTCGACAAAGAAACTTCCACACCTGATCCCGTTTCCAAGTTCGACCGCTGGCAGAAAAAAAAACTGCTCAACAAAGAGCCCGAAACCGTCTAACCCTTCCCCTCACTCATGGCTAAATCATTACCCAATAGTGTCCTGAAAATGTACCGTGATATGAGTGATCGGGACAAAATGCACATGGGGTTACGGTTTCGGGATCGGTACGGCCACGTAACCAACAATAGGTTTCAGGCCATTGCCACGGGCAAAGCCAAAGACCTGACACTCGATGAATACGAGTTTACCCAAACCCTGATCAAGAAATTCTTTGACTTTAAATTCTCTACCGTATGAACTCTGCCTTTGCCCTCATGGGATTGTTTACCGCGCTAATGATCGGCTGTGTAGCCCTTGGAATATGGGTCCTTTGGGAACTCACCGGAATCTCTAAAAAACTCAAAAAATGGTAGCTGATTACAACCCCGAAATCACTTCACGCAACCTGAAATATACCATAGGATGCCTTGAAGATGAAAAAGCACGGCTGTATTCGTCATTGATGCAGTTTGAGAAAATGAATGCCTGGTTGGTGCGTATCCTCTTTTGGCGTTCAAAGTGTGACCTGTTATCTGTCAACCGGATAAGACTCCAAATGATTGAATCAGATTTGGCCCGTTTACGAACCAAACTTTTTTGGCATGAAAAGCGACGCGCCCGAACAGCCCAATCCTAACGACTGGACCCCGCCGCAATTGGCCGAAGCCGCCGAACAGCTTCACAACGCCATCAGTATTGCCGCCCGTGACGGGCTCCCCGTGACCTACTTAGGTTTTCTCAAACAGTACTGTGAATATCTGCTATTGAACTCCAACAAAATCAAAACTCCCTTTCCATGACCGCCGAAGCCCACAAACAAGCAGAAGCCATTCGAGCAACGGCCATGCAAATTCAACAGGATGCCTCCAATTTTCAACACTGTATCAATTTGGCCGCTCTGAAATCAAAAGCCCCTGCCAAATACGGTGCCCACGAATTAGCCAAACGCCTCAAAGACGAAGTGGCCAAATGGGAAAAAGAACTCATTGATAAAGCCAATGAAGCGTATGCAAGAATTTAACACCGCCGAAATGATTCAGCGGCTTGCAGCGGCCAAAGCCATATTCAATGAGCATTATAACGCCCTCTACGACCTGTACCCTGAAATCGTTTGGAGACTCCGACAAATGGACATGCAGATTACTGTAATCGAAGATCAGATTGATAGTTTGTTGGCCGAAAATACCCGCCTTACTGCTACCCGAAGAACGCCCGTACCCAAAGCGGAAGAAATCGTTCAGGCCGTACTTGAACAACTGGACTTAAAAACCTACGAATCCCTTTAATTATTCACAATAACCAAATCAAACAAATGGCATTACACGAAGAAAACAGCGTAGCGTATCTGTACATTTTTAACGGACGCATAGCCCAAAGAGTCGATCATCCTACGGATAAAACCGTTTCCCGTACCAACAAAAATGGACAAAGGATTCATGAGCGCTATTACGGGGCCGTACAGGGTATGTTAACCAACATTGAACTTGAAAGCGGCGACTATGGCAAACAATGGCTTTTGTCTCTGCAAGATGGTCTTGATAAATACACCCTTCGTTTGGGGTACAGTAGCCGGATTGCTAAATCTATCTTTTGCCGCCTCCCAAACGCCGCCCTTGATGAATTTATTACGGTGATCGCGTGGAAAGACAAAGACGATAAAGAAGCGTCAGTTATCCGGCACGGATCGGCTAATATCCCAATGAAGTACACCAAAGACAACCCCAACGGATTGCCGCCGATGGTAAAAACCGTAGTAGATGGGAAAGACGTTTGGAACGATACAGATCAAATGAAGTTTCTTGAAAGTCTGGTTTTGGAAACCATTGTACCTAAACTCCATCGTCTACACGGAAGGCCCAAAGCCAAAGAAGTCCCCGCCCAAGCTACCACCTCCGAAAGTTCCTTTCAAGCGTTTGACGCAACCACCGGCAATGGTGATGATGCCCCCTTTTAAATACTGCCTAACCTGTAACAAACAATACATTCCGTTGAACCCTCGGCGGGTGTATTGTTCCTACGCATATAACCTCAAAGCCTTTAAACTCCGTAACAAATCAAATCAATGAGCAAGCAAACAGAAAGTGACTTCCCTCCGGTAGTAGCCGATTCATTGACTGATGTAGTCAATACGATAAATGACCCTTCAAACGGGTATGGTATTTCAATCCTGATTACGCAAGGCAACGAAACCCGTGTGTATCATCATACCAACCTGAATCATGATGATACTTACAAGGCTTTCGACTCTCAATTATCTGCTTTGACCAAATCGGCTATTCGTTTTCTGGAATATTCGGCCAATGCTGAACTGTTTGTTTCGGGCAAAATAGCTGAACCTTAAAATTGGTTTATCTAAGCGTCGGTTCCCGTAAAATACCCCCTAAATAGGCTGCAAATGGGGTTTTGTTAAAAAAGAGATCTCACAACGCCTAATTCAAAGCTATCACCTGGCCTCATCGCCTATTTCAAAGTTATCAGCTGTAGTACTGCATCATTCGAAAAGTAGTTACGGTCCGTATCAAAAAAAAAGCGTTGTCGGCCACTCAATTCAGATCCAATATCAACCAAAAAGAAGTTATAGGCCATGGTAGAAGTGAAACCATATAAAACGTATTTCGGTGGCAAAGAAGCTACTGGAGTTTTTCAGGCAATCATCAATCAAATTCCCCCTCATTCGACCTATGCTGAACTTTTCGTTGGCAATGGTTCAATATTTAGAAATAAAAAGAAGGCTGATTTCAACATTCTCTGTGATAAGTCCGAAAAAGTAGTAGCTGAATGGGAAAAGCAAGGAATACAGAAAATAGACCTTGAGTCTTGGGATTTCCTTACTGCTCCCTCTGATTTTATTGTCAACGAATGTGCAATTGAAGTCTTAGGAACTTCTCTTAATCATGACTGGATTACGACCATGGACTTTAAAGACGTATTTATCTATTTAGACCCGCCTTATCCCTTCACTGTCAGAAAACAGCAAAAAAATGTCTACGATCACGAATTGACCGCTCAGGATCACAACGCCCTTTTAGAGGTGATAAGCAGCTATAAGAATGCAAAAATCATGATTTCAAGTTACCCGAATGAACTATATGATGAAGTCTTGAAGGATTGGAGAAAAGTTGATTTTCAGGGCCAAACCCGTCAGGGCAAAGTAACTGAGCGGATATACATGAACTATCCCGAACCTACCGAATTGCATGATTACAGATACTACGGTTTGAATTTTCGTGATAGGTGGAGAATAAAAAAAAGCATCAAAAACATCGTTGGTAAATTCAATCGTCTTCCCGCCTTGGAACGGAACGCCGTTTTAGCCGCTGTGATATCGGAAGTGAATCCATCGATGAACGTCAAAAAGGTAGTTGCTCAAGCTACCTCATCCAAATAGTAGCGGCTCGATCGTCAAATGATCATTGAACGCCTGAAAAGTAGTTGCTTCAGAACCATCGCCCAAACAGTTGAGGCGGTACCGAAAACCCTGATTGTATGAAAACTTCCAATAAACGAGATAAAAGTCTTGACAAAATCGTTGGCAAAGTCCTGAAATGGGATTTTTCCAGAATCGCAAAATTCAAACCTCATTCCGTCGTAACGACTCAACGTTACATGAAAACGGGTGATTTTACAGGATCATACGAAGTGAGCGCAACGAGTAAAGCCAATCTTTTGCAGAATAAGGATGATGCCACGGGCTATAACGGCTACATGAGCGAAGCTACCCGCCGGCACGTCAAAGGTATTTTGGAAAATTGGTTGACTTCCATCGAACTCAATGCCCTCCTTTCTTATCCCGTAGCCGTGAATGCCCAGGGTGTTTATCCCACGTTCGTCACCCTCACTCTGCCATGTAAGCAGATGCACGATGATCGTGATTTGAAGGAAAACTGTTTTCACCCGTTCATGAATGAAATGATCAGAAAGTACGGAGTCAAAAACTTTTTGTGGGTATCAGAAACCCAAAAAAACGGCAACATTCACTTTCATGCCATATTTGATCGTAAGGTTGATGCCTATGTATTGCGCCATTGTTGGAACAGACATATTGATAAATTCCCTTACTGCTATGTTCAGGATTACGCATCTACCCAACGCTTCATCTACCGCAAAGGCTTTTTTGTCCGGAAGGATATGTACGAAATGGGAGTAGCCGCGGCACTGAAACGGGCCAAAGCCGAAGGTAGGAAAATGACCAAAGCCGAAGCGGGAAGAAACGAAGAAAAACGGCAACGGAATGCTTATGAGTTGGGCGAAGCCTCCAAATGGAAGAACCCCAACAGTACCGACATTCATGCGCTGAAATCCATCAAGAAACTCACCGCCTACGTCAGCAAGTATTTCACCAAAAAGCCCGAAATCAAAGCGCCCGTTTTGGCCGAAAATCAAAGGTTGGTCGAAAACAACGGAAAGTACTTCATTGAAACTACCCCCGGACCTGATGATGAACAAATGTGGGGTGACTCCAACCTAAAAGCCTATACCCCAACCTTCACCGTTCGTCGGATGCGTGGACGGATTTGGGGATCCTCAGCCGCTCTCAAAGCCCCCGAAACAAAGCCCGTTCCTTTCTCGTGCGTACTGGATCGGAAAGTATGTGAAATGGTTACGTATGAAGCCCAATTCACGCGTAAAATCAAAACCTCCGTACCATGGACCGACATTACCGGTCAAACCCGGTACAAAGTGGTAAAGCATGAAGTAACCGAAACCACGACCTACGAAGCCCCCGAATACCCGGAAAATACTCAGCACCGCGCCGCCCTCCGGTACCTGATCAACCTCAAAGAAACCGTAGTGAGTCAGGATGAAATCAAAAAAGCCACCGAACGGGCCGGGCCGCTTTTTCTGGAAATGAAAGGCGAAGTGATCCCGCTCAGAGATACTCAGCGGGAATTGATGCAGGAATACGCCCCGGATTTGTATCAGGAGTACAATACCCATTACAAAAACGTCTTTGCTCGACTGTATTCAGGTCAGCATACCTCCGAGACGGAAAACGCTCAATTTGCTTATGCCGCTTAATCCGTGCCCAAAGTTGACAGCAAAATACAGGAACCCGTTGAAAAATACGGCGATTGGGCAATTATGCCTGATGGAGAAATACGGAATGACCGTAGAAGGTTGCGTATTTATCCGGATCGGTTGGGGGAATCCGATTGGTGGATCAATCTCCGTTCCCGTGAATGGATGGCCTCCGAATGGAATCACTTTATCCCCGCTTGGTTTATGGCCTGTGAAACTGCAGGTATCAAAGAAGTCCCGATGAAACTCAATTTTACCTAATCATACAAATCATGATCACACTGTATCAGCAATTGGATTTTAGTTACAACTGGAACAACAAATTGGCCTGTAGTTCCTTCACGACATTTCGGCTGATGAACGCCCAAAAGTACCAAGTTGGCAAGAAACTGTCAGTGATGTTACAGGGACGCCATTTGAAGGATGTAGAAATCATTCAAATTAAGGTTTTGAAGTTGGAGCAAATCAACCCCTTCATTTCCTACTTAGATTCAGGTTATTCCGTACCGGAGTTCAAACAGCTTCTTAAAACGATGTACAAAAACAAAAACATTGATCTTGAATCCGCTTCATGGTACCTGATTCTTTGCCGGGAAATAAAGCCTGAAAAAACTCCCAAAAAACAGAAAGTTAAACAACCTGAACTTGCCTTATCGTGAATACTCGATACGAACAAAGCGGTGATCCTTCACAATTGTTATTGAGCCTTTTTTCAGGCGTTGACCTGTTGGGTCATGGATTCCGTCAAAACGGTTTTTGTGTAGTAAGTGCGGGTGATATTATCTTAGGTCAGGACGTTCGCACGTTTCAGGGAATCCCGGGACGTTTTGACGGGATCGTTGGCGGCTCGCCGTGTCAGGATTTCAGCCGTGCGAGAAGAACTCCGCCCACGGGATACGGACTCGAAATGCTTGGTGAGTATGTACGTATAGTCACGGAAGTTAAGCCGCGTTGGTTCCTTTTAGAGAATGTGCCGGCCGTGCCAAATGTGAATGTACCAGGTTATCAAATTCAGCGTTTCGACCTTTGCCCTACTGAATTGGGCTATGATCAACGCCGCCGCCGGCACTTCCAGTTTGGGAGCATCGACGGTTTATGGTTGGACATTGAGCGGCGCCAATTCACAGGTAAAAGCCTACCCACACTCACGGCCAGTGACGGGAAAAGATCACAACGCCGAAGCTATGAGGAATTTTGCCGCTTGCAGGGTCTTAAGCATGAACTCCATCTCCCTGATTTGACCCAATCAGCCAGGTACAAAGTAGTGGGCAACGGCGTTCATGCCGCCGTAGCTTTTGAGGTAGCCCGGGCCATTCGTGCCGCTACGACCAACCCAAACCCTGAAACCCTTGCAAGTGTGAATCGGTGTGCATGTGGTTGCGGTCGACGGGTCACGGGAAAACAGAAATCGGCTTCCGATGCTTGCCGAAAGCGGTTGCAAAAAAGCCGTGAAGCCGCAGCGGTGTGATTACACTGTTCACTCACACCGCTGCATAATCCCGTGACGGGCCCCCGCTCAGTATTCAAAGCTTTTTCACAGTTTAACCCCTTATCAAAATGAATATTCAAGAAGTAAAAGGCGAAGAAATGTATTGCCTTTTTGCCCCTGATGGATCATTTCAATCCAATACCTTAAGCCCTGATTTTCCTTCCTGTGTGGCTTTTATCAAAATAATGCACAAAAAGGGAATAGGTAGGTCTTTTCATGAACTATGTGTCGCGGGTTACAGAGTAATGCCCGTAAAAGTTACTGTAGTGGTGAATGGAGATGAAAATAAACCCTTTTAACAAAATGAAAGACTCCTTAAAAATGAAAAACTCCTTAAAAGACGCATTAATAGAAATAGGTCTGATCTATTCGACAGGTCTTGATCTGATCTATTCGACAGGTCTTGACTTGAGACCCTTATCTCAAATTATTGATTCTGACCTGCTAAAAGTCGGTTCAATGATTTGTTATTCTCCCAATGCCGGCTATGATTGTGAATATAAAATACGTCGTACAGCCAATACAGTAGGCGTTCGTTATCAATCTGATGGCTTAATTTCCGCCGAATATTTCTCTATTTTTACTGAAAACAACAAGCCTGACAATATTGGTCATATTGAAATCGGTTGGTATGAATCGGCAAAAATTGACCGACGTAAAAAGCTGTACCGTCGAGGCGGGGATGCAGCCGCAATTGTTTATTTATTGGCAAATAGATATGACATTTTCGGTTTACTGAATTCTAAGCCTTAATAAGCCCTTTATGTACTTATGAAAGAGTTAATTGAATTACTCAATCACACCTCGCCGGTAAGAACGGTCTTTTATTGCGTTGTGGGGCTTATTGCCCTGCTTATTATCGGAGATGTAATTACAAACCTTTTTTCAAACCTTGCTTTAGCCGTTTCAAGAATTTTTGAAAAAAAAAGTTAATATCTATCCTATGGAAACCACTTACCGAACGTTTTTTGAAAGTCTCACAGAGGAGGAAAAAGACCAACCTTTGAAAGTTGACTTAAGCCTTTTTGAGGAAGGCGTCCAAAATGGCCGTTTACTCAGAACCGATACGGACATGTTTTATCATCCAACCTTAGAAAATGAAACATGGAACGAAGAACTGAACCAACCCAATCTTACCAAAATCAGAGTACCGAAAGGAACCGTTCTTATCACAATTTAACCACTTAATTTTATGGAAATGAAGAAATTAACGCCTACCCGGGCCAAACTTCCCGCCAACGAAAGGATCATTGGCGGCGATGCCTCACCGCGAATGTTCAGCAAACGCGATGTAAAGAAAACAGATGTTGAATATCAGGAATACCGTAGGAAAAATGGCAAAAAGTAGAAAGATCATCGACACTTCGGTAAGAGTGACCGAAGGGAGCCGCGCTGATGCCTATTGGCAGGGTGAAGGATTCACGGATTTGATCGGGTTTGTTCGGCCAAAACTGGAATTACCCAAATCCCTCCAACTCAATTCAAGCATTGATGTAGTGCAGAAGCGTTTCAGCATCAAAGACATTAATTTCGGGAATTGGGTGACCAATGAGGACCGTTTCAACTACCTCAACAGCCTGATCGTATGTTGTTACGACCTCAACAAAGTGGTAAGGTTCAATTACAACATTGGCTTTGGCAAATTGTCCGTTGCCTTCGGTGCCCGGGGCAAAGGCCGTGCCCTTGCGCACTATGAGCCGTACTACAAGATCATCAACATCACCCGTTACCAAGATGATGAAGGCAGTAAAGTTGCCCGTTTCATATCAAGCGGCGGTATGGGGAGTTTTGCCCATGAATACGGCCATTTTCTGGACTATTTCGCGGGGGAATACCTGAATAAAAGTTCCGTACTGTTTGCCGTGACCGGTGGCCGTACCGTGGATAAAAGCCGTATGAAAGTGCCCGGGGAAATCCGTCAAACCGCTGATGATATTTTAGAGATGATCATTTGGCGTCAACCCGAAAAAACCCTGTCCAACTATTACAAACGCCTGTTTGAATTGGTCGCTAAATTGGATGATATGGGAGAATACTTCCTACGGCGCAATGAAATGTTTGCCCGGTGGTTTGAAGCGTGGGTGAGTTGGGAATTACGTCAGCAGGGAATCACCAACCGCCTGTTGGCCCAATCCAAATACGACCCGCGTATCTATCCCAACGATGCCGAATTGGAAAAGATCGCGCCGCTGTTTCGTCGTTTCTGCCTACAGGTTAAAAACGGCGTTCTGAATTGATTTTTTGCATGATGATTGACTCGACAAAGCCCCAAATTTTGGGGCTTTTGTTTTTTTGGGGCTTGTAGGACCGCTATTTTATTTCGCTATTGACCGGTAGTACGGGCGGTAATACTTTCGTCATACTTCTTCACTTAACAGGTATTACAACCATGTCTCAACTGCAAAGCACCGGTGATACCGCCGGTATTACTTCTGACGAAACGCCCGTCATACCTCAGGAAATACCTGATGAACCCAACGGACCTACCGCCGGACCTACGGGCGGTATGACCGATACCCCCGAAGCGGACCTACCGCCGGACCTACCTACGGTCATACCAACGGTAATACCGCCCGTAATACCCCCGGTCATACCTGTATTACCGCAGGAATCGGGATTAACACAAAAGTCGCTGAAACTTTCTTCATGGCTTTGCCGTGAATTGGAACTGGAAGCCGCCGCCGGTGGAGATACTTTCAACGGCCATATAGTAAAAATTCTTTCCAACCGTTCCAGACTTTCGGAAGAATTGGAGGTAATCAACAATCGGTACCACGACCTCGGTAAAAAGTACAATGCCTTGGCAACTGCACACCACGATTTACAGGCCAAAAATGAGGTGTTATTGCTCGAATCTCAAAAGCAAATTACCGCAAAACAGCAAATTGAGCCACAAATTGAGATTCTGGTAAAGGTAATGGATGCCATCATTGAGGATGCCGCTTTTTACAGCACACTTCGCAGTGAATTCCTACAGGAACGCCGTCAACATTGGTTAAACTATTTCCTTACAAATCCCTCATGACACATTTAGCACTCATTGAGTATGTAGAAAACGAAACGGGTCAGAAAGTACCCGTGGTAATCGTTGATTATGGCCCGGTAACCCAAGACGATTTTGAGAAAAAGGTCAAAGACGGGGCCGAATCTCAGAAAGATTGGGTCGAACTCTTTTTCCTGTTTCATGAAATGGGTTTTAACATGGGAGTTTGGGACGAAAACGGCCTAAGAATGCCGTATACGGTGGGAAGCGGTGTAAAATTCCTGTTGGCTGAAATCAAAAAACGGGACAAAGGTATCCTTCCGAAAGAATGGCATACGGGCCTCAAAGCTATGACCCTATCGGGAGCCTTAAAGATGCTCGAACCGTTCATGGATGAAGGTGATCCGTTTACGTTTGATATTGACTTTTGGCGGCAAACGGGGGATCGTATTCATAAATTGTTGCTCACCAATCTGACCCGTAACCCCGCCGTACAGCAGATTCCGGGCCTCGAAAAAATTAAATTTCTGACCGATGCAATCCCAACCAATCCAGAGTAATTTTTTTGGCAGTGTGCTGAATGATACCAATCCGTTGAGCAACTTATTTCAGGGGGATCGGATACTGAAACCCGAAGTTCCACTGCCTGAGCCAACGCCTGATCCCGAACCCGTGCCGCCATCACCTGCTTATTCTGAGCCCGAAGAAGAAGAAAAAACCGTAACGCTCAGTGACGGCCAACTCAAAAGCATGGCAAAACGAAAAGCCCGTACGTGGGGGGCTTTTATGAACATGCTGTTTTTCCTGATTGAAGTATTTAACAGTTGGGGCATGGTCAGGAAAGGAGATGAACGATTGGTAGAAGATCGGGAAAGCATTCTGAATGCTGAAGAACTTGCCAATGACATAGAGTATCAAGCCGCCAAAAAGCGCGTTTCGGATTTTGAACAGTTCCTGATTGAAGCCCAGGAAAACAGCAAATTGGATGAAATGGAACTTGACACATTGGAGGAAGCATTTTTGGCAGAACTCCGTTGGAAAAACAAACGCGGAGAACTCGACTCAGAAGGCGTAATGACCATTGTAGCGGGAATGTTCGTTTCCCGTATTTTCAAAAAAGCCGGTAGCTTCTCGAAGTCATTTTGGAAAAAAATAGCCGTTCGTTAAACGTTCGTTAAAATGGAAGAATACAAACCGAAAATCTACATGCAGATCGGCGGTAAGGATACGGGCAAAAGTACCTTTACCCAAAAATTCATCATGAACTTCTACGCTCAACAGCGCATAGGCTGTTTGGTTCTTGATACCGCCGGGCAAGATATTTACGCAGATTTTCATCCTATTCCACTGGAAGATATTGCGGGTTTTCGACCGTTGGGTTGGCACCCGTTTTATCGCTGCCAAACCGACGATGTAGAACGATTCCTGTATCTCGTAGAACGGTATGTACGCAACTGCCTGATCGTATTGGAAGATGTAACGCCTCACTTCTCCGGTACCATCAGCCGCAATAAACAAAAGTTCATTCTGCAAAGCCGAAACAACGGTTTGGATGTACTGGTCAATGCTCATTCGATTGAACTGACTTCAAAACTGCTTTGGCTGCATGCAGACATGTTGTTTCTGAGAAAAACGCCCGAAACGCTGATCAAAATCCCCAACAAAACGCGGGTGCCTCACGTGATCGAACGGGCTATGAAACAGATCGAAGCCGAAAACGCCCGTAAAGTCGTATACAACCCCTACGGGCGTCGCGTGTATCCTGCCTATCGAACCATTGACCTCGAAACCGGTACCCTTTACTGATGAATACCAAAAACGTACGGAAATATCAGGCAACGAGCATGACCCAACTTGCACAAGCGGCGGGATTGGATGTTCGTACGTTTTACGGATACTTTACAACGCAGGATTTTCACGCAATGATTGATTTAGGGTGGAATCCTCACACCCAAAAAAAGAAACTTCCCCCTCCCATTGTGAAATACATAAGGGAGAAATTTATAGATATTGAATAGGTTATAATATCAGGGTTTAATGAAAGCATATATCCCCGGCGGTGATGGTGCCGGGGATTTTTTTGTATCTGTGATTCAGCGAGTTTCCAACATAATGAGCCCACAATCCGACATTATCCTACACAGAACCGACATTATCGGTGACAATCGGGCTACCCTTCAAAAAACCCGAAGTAGTTTCAAGCTCTGATTTGGTCGATCAGGGTTCGGAGTAGTTCCGGTTTGTCGGCCTGTCTCTCGGATAGGCCGCAAACTGTACCCCGAATCCTACGTCTCATGTATCATTAAACTTTTTAAAAACTCATGGCAAC
Above is a window of Runella slithyformis DSM 19594 DNA encoding:
- a CDS encoding DNA adenine methylase → MVEVKPYKTYFGGKEATGVFQAIINQIPPHSTYAELFVGNGSIFRNKKKADFNILCDKSEKVVAEWEKQGIQKIDLESWDFLTAPSDFIVNECAIEVLGTSLNHDWITTMDFKDVFIYLDPPYPFTVRKQQKNVYDHELTAQDHNALLEVISSYKNAKIMISSYPNELYDEVLKDWRKVDFQGQTRQGKVTERIYMNYPEPTELHDYRYYGLNFRDRWRIKKSIKNIVGKFNRLPALERNAVLAAVISEVNPSMNVKKVVAQATSSK
- a CDS encoding rolling circle replication-associated protein; this translates as MKTSNKRDKSLDKIVGKVLKWDFSRIAKFKPHSVVTTQRYMKTGDFTGSYEVSATSKANLLQNKDDATGYNGYMSEATRRHVKGILENWLTSIELNALLSYPVAVNAQGVYPTFVTLTLPCKQMHDDRDLKENCFHPFMNEMIRKYGVKNFLWVSETQKNGNIHFHAIFDRKVDAYVLRHCWNRHIDKFPYCYVQDYASTQRFIYRKGFFVRKDMYEMGVAAALKRAKAEGRKMTKAEAGRNEEKRQRNAYELGEASKWKNPNSTDIHALKSIKKLTAYVSKYFTKKPEIKAPVLAENQRLVENNGKYFIETTPGPDDEQMWGDSNLKAYTPTFTVRRMRGRIWGSSAALKAPETKPVPFSCVLDRKVCEMVTYEAQFTRKIKTSVPWTDITGQTRYKVVKHEVTETTTYEAPEYPENTQHRAALRYLINLKETVVSQDEIKKATERAGPLFLEMKGEVIPLRDTQRELMQEYAPDLYQEYNTHYKNVFARLYSGQHTSETENAQFAYAA
- a CDS encoding DNA cytosine methyltransferase, encoding MNTRYEQSGDPSQLLLSLFSGVDLLGHGFRQNGFCVVSAGDIILGQDVRTFQGIPGRFDGIVGGSPCQDFSRARRTPPTGYGLEMLGEYVRIVTEVKPRWFLLENVPAVPNVNVPGYQIQRFDLCPTELGYDQRRRRHFQFGSIDGLWLDIERRQFTGKSLPTLTASDGKRSQRRSYEEFCRLQGLKHELHLPDLTQSARYKVVGNGVHAAVAFEVARAIRAATTNPNPETLASVNRCACGCGRRVTGKQKSASDACRKRLQKSREAAAV
- a CDS encoding LPD1 domain-containing protein; this translates as MAKSRKIIDTSVRVTEGSRADAYWQGEGFTDLIGFVRPKLELPKSLQLNSSIDVVQKRFSIKDINFGNWVTNEDRFNYLNSLIVCCYDLNKVVRFNYNIGFGKLSVAFGARGKGRALAHYEPYYKIINITRYQDDEGSKVARFISSGGMGSFAHEYGHFLDYFAGEYLNKSSVLFAVTGGRTVDKSRMKVPGEIRQTADDILEMIIWRQPEKTLSNYYKRLFELVAKLDDMGEYFLRRNEMFARWFEAWVSWELRQQGITNRLLAQSKYDPRIYPNDAELEKIAPLFRRFCLQVKNGVLN
- a CDS encoding TetR/AcrR family transcriptional regulator, which gives rise to MNTKNVRKYQATSMTQLAQAAGLDVRTFYGYFTTQDFHAMIDLGWNPHTQKKKLPPPIVKYIREKFIDIE